From a single Sporosarcina oncorhynchi genomic region:
- a CDS encoding cytidine deaminase: MDREKLIEEAKLARQTAYVPYSKFPVGAALLTEDGQIFHGCNIENSSYSMTNCAERTAFFKAVSEGVKSFKALAVVGDTEGPVSPCGACRQVIAEFCDRDMPVYLTNLKGDVQATTVEKLLPGAFSKEDLAYAEKQ, encoded by the coding sequence ATGGATCGTGAAAAATTGATAGAAGAAGCAAAATTGGCACGTCAGACAGCGTATGTCCCTTATTCAAAATTCCCAGTAGGAGCAGCATTATTGACGGAAGATGGCCAGATTTTCCACGGCTGTAATATTGAAAACTCCTCGTATAGCATGACGAATTGCGCGGAGCGGACTGCGTTTTTTAAAGCTGTTTCAGAAGGCGTTAAAAGTTTTAAAGCTTTGGCGGTTGTCGGGGATACGGAAGGACCAGTCTCTCCATGTGGCGCTTGCAGACAAGTCATCGCGGAATTCTGCGATAGGGACATGCCTGTTTACCTAACTAATTTAAAAGGTGATGTCCAAGCGACGACAGTCGAAAAGTTGTTGCCAGGCGCTTTTTCCAAGGAGGATCTTGCATATGCAGAAAAACAATGA
- a CDS encoding diacylglycerol kinase family protein — protein sequence MKFCHRSDLKGERDVRAFFKAFHYAAKGIVHSLRSERNMKFHTIALIFVTIAGLLTGLSITEWMIILILFGGMLSLEMLNTAIERVVDLVTTDHHPLAGQAKDVGSGAVLVFAIISAVIGLIIFLPKWF from the coding sequence ATGAAATTCTGTCATCGTTCGGACTTGAAAGGTGAGAGAGACGTGCGAGCATTTTTTAAAGCTTTCCACTACGCAGCGAAAGGAATCGTCCATAGTCTCCGTTCAGAACGGAATATGAAGTTCCATACAATCGCTTTGATTTTCGTGACGATAGCAGGTCTACTGACAGGGCTTTCAATAACTGAATGGATGATAATCCTCATTCTTTTTGGCGGTATGCTTTCTTTGGAAATGCTCAATACAGCGATTGAACGAGTCGTGGATCTTGTCACAACGGATCATCACCCGTTAGCGGGACAAGCAAAGGATGTTGGTTCAGGCGCGGTTCTTGTCTTCGCGATAATCAGTGCCGTCATTGGATTGATCATATTCCTACCGAAATGGTTCTAA
- a CDS encoding sporulation protein YqfD: MIHNRYDISVEGKERSTRFLSLLAASGVKTIAVTESEGIIHFRTDNKGVDFIRKNRRKYKVKVSIARAGERSLERRLFSSYRFLIACLIPLVASLFLWEVTIEAEAPEVIERIENKLDKASIKNYKMLSSIPDEGEIRRTLMQDDPSLSWVRFVQSGSKLTIIPMHSPKLDDIVEKEGPVSDLVARTGGVITRFQLSRGERVARLHETVKKGDLLATGILEQGTKTIVVGAEGAVYADYWSEYTFEIPKTIAYHLLGDEKVEVKWQNPIVWKHGSDKPSLRSFIITDKQRADRFEQFELTDGMEESVILPLIKYKIMSESQSDIIIKDENILHLTFENDTVVGTILFLMNENIAIKRPISQGD; the protein is encoded by the coding sequence ATGATTCATAATAGATATGATATTTCAGTTGAGGGTAAAGAACGGTCAACTCGCTTTTTAAGTCTTCTGGCGGCTTCAGGCGTCAAGACGATAGCTGTCACAGAATCAGAGGGGATAATTCATTTCCGTACGGATAACAAGGGTGTAGACTTTATCCGAAAAAACAGGCGTAAATATAAAGTGAAAGTATCTATCGCGCGCGCAGGAGAAAGGTCGTTGGAAAGAAGACTGTTCAGTTCCTATCGGTTTTTAATCGCTTGTCTAATTCCGCTAGTCGCTTCTTTGTTTCTATGGGAGGTTACGATTGAGGCGGAAGCGCCTGAAGTAATTGAACGCATTGAAAATAAACTGGACAAAGCGTCAATCAAGAATTACAAAATGCTCTCATCCATTCCAGATGAAGGGGAAATACGTCGTACACTCATGCAAGATGACCCTTCATTATCATGGGTGAGATTTGTGCAATCGGGAAGCAAATTGACCATCATACCAATGCATTCGCCGAAACTGGATGATATAGTGGAAAAAGAGGGGCCGGTTTCAGACCTCGTAGCAAGAACGGGCGGTGTCATCACGAGATTTCAGTTAAGTCGAGGTGAAAGGGTCGCCCGGCTACATGAAACGGTCAAAAAAGGTGATCTGCTGGCCACAGGTATATTAGAACAAGGAACCAAAACGATCGTAGTCGGAGCTGAAGGGGCGGTATATGCCGACTATTGGTCCGAATATACATTTGAAATCCCAAAGACGATTGCGTATCATTTGCTCGGAGACGAGAAAGTAGAGGTGAAGTGGCAGAATCCAATCGTATGGAAGCATGGATCAGATAAACCATCATTGCGTTCTTTCATCATCACGGATAAACAACGAGCAGACCGATTTGAACAATTCGAGTTGACAGATGGCATGGAAGAGTCCGTCATATTACCTTTGATAAAGTATAAAATCATGTCAGAATCGCAGTCTGATATTATAATTAAAGATGAAAATATTTTACACTTGACGTTTGAAAATGATACAGTTGTAGGGACTATATTATTTTTGATGAATGAAAATATAGCAATCAAGAGACCGATATCCCAAGGAGACTGA
- a CDS encoding HD family phosphohydrolase, protein MFKPVLKLFKSLKFNYLALFILLIASFGLFALMHGNVKQETYELHEFKISPKTIRSLKTVEDTVKTEQEKRRIESEVPPFYQFNEDISKNRQAIASSLFDFIIKEKEANVPVADEDIEKPVKSRSEQVKNVRKELTKLEEDEPGLRLTDEAIASLLTGEVSRLEKMKNEIVKIIGEELSKPVRSGDISSARYEVERKLRLSEAIPPAELQTLITLGRSLVVETETVNQALTDKRIEEEKNAVEPTRILQGQVIVREGQFIDAEIYRQLELTGLLTNQSSSKPIIGLIIYVFFVMMIIYLHFITWVEDSYKKKKSLLIVIAIFFILVSIMKLLSLIDKEFDVQVAFLFPTALAPLLVKLLTNERMAYMMTIVTAATAGIMLLEGFSAIMQMEIALYILFGGILSIYILGNNGRRSNILRTSLAVAASNVLFIVFYLQMTQTTYDLSELLFYIIAAITSGILSGALTIGLMPFFESFFGMLSDMRLIELSNPNHPLLKKVLTETPGTYHHSVMVANLADAACESVGANGLLARVGSYYHDIGKTVRPNFFIENQHGSVNPHDELPPEKSRDIIIAHAVDGAELLAKHKMPPEIVDIARQHHGTSFLKFFYVKAKEMGQDVVEDDFRYPGPKPQTKEIAIISIADSVEAAVRSMKEPTPEKIANLVKSIIGGKLNDGQFDECDLSVKELKKIENVICETLNGIFHSRIEYPD, encoded by the coding sequence GTGTTCAAACCCGTATTGAAACTATTCAAATCATTGAAATTCAACTATTTAGCATTATTCATACTTCTGATTGCATCATTTGGACTGTTTGCGCTCATGCACGGCAATGTTAAGCAAGAGACCTATGAATTACATGAATTTAAAATTTCGCCAAAAACAATCCGTTCGTTGAAAACGGTTGAAGATACAGTGAAAACTGAACAGGAAAAACGTCGGATTGAATCGGAAGTGCCACCCTTTTATCAATTCAATGAGGATATTTCAAAAAATCGACAAGCAATCGCTTCTTCATTATTCGATTTCATCATTAAAGAGAAAGAGGCAAACGTGCCTGTTGCCGATGAAGATATAGAGAAACCTGTGAAATCACGTTCTGAACAAGTGAAAAATGTGCGTAAAGAACTGACTAAATTGGAAGAGGACGAGCCAGGACTTCGCCTGACGGATGAAGCCATTGCAAGTCTATTGACGGGAGAAGTATCCCGTCTTGAAAAAATGAAAAACGAAATCGTGAAAATTATTGGTGAAGAACTTTCCAAACCCGTTCGAAGTGGCGACATATCCAGTGCCCGTTATGAGGTGGAGAGGAAACTTCGTTTGTCTGAAGCGATACCTCCGGCAGAATTGCAGACATTAATTACGCTAGGCAGATCTCTAGTCGTTGAAACTGAAACTGTCAATCAAGCACTGACGGATAAAAGGATAGAAGAAGAGAAGAATGCAGTAGAACCAACAAGGATTCTTCAAGGACAAGTTATCGTTCGTGAAGGACAGTTCATTGATGCGGAGATATATCGCCAGTTGGAATTGACAGGATTATTGACAAACCAGTCTTCGTCAAAACCAATCATCGGACTCATCATCTATGTGTTTTTTGTAATGATGATTATTTATTTGCATTTCATCACATGGGTAGAAGACAGCTATAAGAAAAAGAAGTCATTATTAATTGTCATTGCCATCTTTTTTATCCTTGTATCCATCATGAAACTTCTAAGCTTGATAGATAAGGAATTTGATGTGCAAGTTGCTTTCCTATTCCCAACGGCTCTTGCGCCACTGCTCGTCAAATTGCTTACGAATGAACGGATGGCGTACATGATGACGATTGTAACAGCAGCTACCGCTGGCATTATGCTGCTTGAAGGATTCTCTGCTATTATGCAGATGGAGATTGCTCTATATATTCTGTTCGGTGGGATTCTAAGTATTTATATATTAGGCAATAACGGCCGCAGATCAAATATATTACGTACGAGTCTGGCTGTAGCAGCTTCAAATGTGTTATTCATCGTCTTTTATTTACAAATGACACAGACGACATATGATTTATCTGAGTTGCTGTTTTATATTATTGCAGCTATAACGTCAGGTATATTGTCCGGAGCATTGACGATTGGGCTCATGCCATTCTTTGAATCATTCTTCGGAATGTTATCTGATATGAGGCTGATTGAACTTTCCAATCCGAACCATCCTCTACTTAAGAAAGTGCTCACTGAAACGCCAGGCACGTATCACCATAGTGTAATGGTTGCAAACTTGGCTGATGCAGCATGTGAATCAGTAGGCGCCAATGGACTTTTGGCTAGAGTAGGTAGCTATTATCATGATATCGGCAAAACGGTCCGACCCAATTTCTTTATCGAAAACCAACATGGCAGCGTAAATCCGCATGATGAATTGCCGCCGGAAAAAAGTCGTGATATCATTATTGCCCATGCCGTTGATGGGGCAGAACTGTTGGCTAAACATAAAATGCCACCTGAAATCGTCGATATTGCAAGGCAGCACCATGGGACAAGCTTCCTGAAGTTTTTCTATGTGAAAGCTAAGGAAATGGGACAAGATGTAGTAGAAGATGATTTCCGTTATCCTGGTCCTAAACCCCAGACAAAAGAGATTGCAATCATTTCTATTGCCGATAGTGTAGAAGCCGCGGTTCGTTCGATGAAAGAACCGACACCGGAAAAAATTGCAAATCTTGTCAAGTCGATTATTGGCGGGAAATTAAATGATGGACAGTTTGATGAATGTGATCTATCAGTTAAAGAATTGAAGAAAATCGAAAATGTCATATGTGAAACATTAAACGGGATTTTTCATAGTCGGATTGAATATCCAGATTGA
- the ybeY gene encoding rRNA maturation RNase YbeY — MLDIYFEDETESVSEDIVKLVEDLLTHAAKMEDCQGQPEVSVTFMNDEAIRQINSEYRSKDSATDVISFALEEMGEGEVAVIRQEGIPVVLGDILISVETAKRQAEEYGHDLRREIGFLALHGFLHLLGYDHLTEAEEQLMFGRQDEILSSFGLER; from the coding sequence ATGCTTGATATCTATTTTGAAGACGAAACAGAAAGTGTCTCTGAGGATATCGTTAAACTTGTGGAAGATCTGTTGACTCACGCAGCCAAGATGGAAGACTGTCAAGGCCAGCCTGAAGTATCGGTCACATTTATGAACGATGAAGCAATTCGGCAAATCAATTCCGAATACCGCAGCAAAGATTCCGCAACGGATGTCATTTCGTTCGCATTGGAAGAGATGGGCGAAGGGGAAGTCGCCGTAATTAGGCAAGAAGGAATACCTGTTGTTCTTGGAGATATTCTCATATCAGTTGAAACTGCAAAACGTCAAGCGGAAGAGTATGGTCATGACCTTCGTCGAGAAATCGGATTTCTTGCTTTGCATGGTTTTCTTCATTTGCTCGGCTATGATCATCTGACGGAGGCTGAAGAACAATTGATGTTTGGTAGACAAGATGAAATTCTGTCATCGTTCGGACTTGAAAGGTGA
- the floA gene encoding flotillin-like protein FloA (flotillin-like protein involved in membrane lipid rafts): MIPIVIIILAIIVLSVFFTLVPVTLWISALAAGVRVSIFTLIGMRLRRVIPSRVVNPLIKAHKAGLNVTINQLESHYLAGGNVDRVVNALIAAHRANIELTFERAAAIDLAGRDVLEAVQMSVNPKVIETPFIAGVAMNGIEVKAKARITVRANIERLVGGAGEETVVARVGEGIVSTIGSSIDHAKVLENPDLISRTVLAKGLDSGTAFEILSIDIADVDIGKNIGAELQTEQAMADKNIAQAKAEERRAMAVANEQEMKAKVQEMRAKVVGAEAEVPLAMAEALRSGNIGIMEYMNYKNIQADTGMRDSISKIGADQQKNDSSKE; encoded by the coding sequence ATGATTCCAATCGTCATCATCATTTTGGCGATCATCGTATTATCAGTATTCTTTACACTTGTTCCAGTAACTCTGTGGATTTCCGCATTGGCTGCAGGTGTACGTGTTAGTATTTTCACATTAATCGGGATGCGTTTACGTCGGGTAATTCCGAGTAGAGTCGTCAACCCGTTAATCAAAGCTCATAAAGCCGGTTTGAATGTAACAATCAACCAGTTGGAAAGTCACTACTTAGCTGGTGGTAACGTTGACCGTGTTGTAAACGCTTTGATCGCTGCACATCGTGCAAATATCGAGTTGACTTTTGAACGTGCTGCAGCAATCGATCTTGCAGGACGTGACGTTTTAGAAGCGGTACAAATGTCTGTTAACCCAAAAGTCATCGAAACACCATTTATCGCAGGTGTTGCAATGAATGGTATCGAAGTGAAAGCAAAAGCGAGAATTACAGTACGTGCAAATATCGAACGTCTAGTCGGTGGTGCGGGTGAAGAAACGGTAGTTGCGCGTGTCGGTGAAGGGATTGTATCAACAATCGGTTCTTCGATTGACCATGCAAAAGTTTTGGAAAATCCGGATTTGATTTCACGAACTGTATTGGCGAAGGGGCTTGACTCAGGTACAGCTTTTGAAATCTTATCTATCGATATTGCGGACGTTGATATCGGCAAGAACATTGGTGCTGAACTTCAGACTGAACAAGCAATGGCTGACAAGAATATTGCACAGGCAAAAGCTGAAGAACGTCGTGCAATGGCCGTTGCAAATGAACAGGAAATGAAAGCGAAAGTCCAAGAGATGCGCGCGAAAGTTGTCGGAGCCGAAGCTGAAGTTCCATTGGCGATGGCAGAAGCGCTTCGTTCAGGTAATATTGGTATAATGGAGTATATGAACTACAAGAACATCCAGGCGGATACAGGTATGCGCGATTCAATCAGCAAAATCGGTGCAGATCAACAAAAAAACGATTCCTCTAAAGAGTGA
- a CDS encoding NfeD family protein: MRKMIGKMILFILLLSVIAVPFSNTEAAGNTVYHVKLDDNVEKGLYAYLKRSFREAEEADAKAIILEIDTLGGFIDAAGQIGELMDDTEPEIIAYINYRAISAGAFIALHADKIYMSPNGKIGAAQAVDGSGKAVEEKSNSFWKAEMVSAADTFNRNSEIALAMADDTRDFPQYRAGVGKLLTLTAREAASKEVGYSEGTVSSFDELVGLLGFSDSEIVKTKVSFAEGIVRFITNPIVVPILLSIAGLGLVVELYSPGFGVAGTMGISSLLLFFFGHLIAGLAGYETLILFGVGVVLVLLEFFIAGGIAGALGAIAIVASIIMAGANPAYMAYSVLIALAVAVSGMVIIMKFFGRKLHLLNKMILMDATDTESGYVSNINRTDLLGKRGLAITPLRPSGTIEVDGERVDVVSQGSYISKSKHVIIVKVEGSRIVVREFNEKGENE; the protein is encoded by the coding sequence ATGCGTAAAATGATAGGGAAGATGATCCTGTTCATTTTGTTACTCTCGGTCATTGCGGTTCCTTTTTCGAATACAGAGGCCGCAGGAAACACTGTATACCATGTGAAGTTAGATGACAATGTCGAGAAAGGTCTTTATGCGTATTTGAAGCGGTCGTTCAGAGAAGCTGAAGAAGCTGACGCCAAAGCGATCATTCTTGAAATTGATACACTTGGGGGATTCATCGATGCTGCTGGACAAATCGGCGAACTGATGGATGATACTGAACCCGAAATCATCGCATACATCAATTACCGTGCAATTTCTGCAGGAGCTTTCATAGCGCTTCATGCGGATAAGATCTATATGTCTCCGAACGGTAAAATAGGCGCTGCGCAAGCGGTTGATGGGTCGGGGAAAGCCGTAGAAGAGAAATCTAACAGCTTCTGGAAAGCTGAAATGGTAAGTGCCGCGGATACTTTTAATCGAAATTCGGAAATTGCATTGGCAATGGCAGATGATACGCGTGATTTTCCGCAATATCGGGCTGGCGTAGGTAAGCTCTTAACGTTAACAGCTCGCGAAGCTGCATCAAAGGAAGTCGGTTATAGTGAAGGGACAGTTTCTTCCTTCGATGAGCTTGTCGGGTTGCTAGGTTTCAGTGATTCCGAAATTGTTAAAACGAAAGTATCATTCGCGGAAGGGATTGTGCGATTCATCACAAACCCGATTGTTGTACCGATATTGTTGTCAATTGCTGGTTTAGGCCTAGTTGTTGAACTGTATTCACCTGGATTCGGAGTTGCAGGGACAATGGGTATTTCATCATTATTGTTATTCTTTTTCGGGCATCTGATTGCTGGATTGGCAGGATATGAAACACTGATTCTATTCGGTGTAGGCGTTGTGCTCGTCCTTTTAGAATTTTTCATAGCAGGAGGGATAGCCGGAGCATTAGGTGCGATCGCTATCGTGGCAAGTATCATTATGGCGGGCGCTAATCCTGCGTACATGGCATATTCTGTCCTGATCGCATTAGCTGTAGCCGTCAGTGGGATGGTGATCATTATGAAGTTTTTTGGCAGAAAATTGCATTTGCTTAATAAGATGATTTTGATGGATGCAACTGACACAGAAAGTGGTTATGTCTCCAATATTAATCGGACAGACTTGTTAGGTAAGAGAGGGCTAGCGATTACTCCACTCAGACCATCTGGTACAATCGAAGTGGATGGTGAACGTGTAGATGTCGTCTCGCAAGGAAGTTACATCAGCAAGAGCAAACATGTTATCATAGTAAAGGTTGAAGGTTCTCGTATTGTTGTTCGAGAATTTAACGAAAAGGGGGAAAATGAATAA
- a CDS encoding PhoH family protein, translated as MSEQTIQLHIEEPNDAVMLLGISDQNMKMIEESLSISIITRGDTISIAGEEGNIAAGKFLLEQLLKVIRKGININLRDITTAIEMVKNETIEYFAELYDEEIARTAKGKAIRAKTIGQREYVQAIRKNDLVYCIGPAGTGKTYLAVVLAIQALKTGSVKRIILTRPAVEAGESLGFLPGDLKEKVDPYLRPLYDALHDVLGAEHTERLMERGTIEIAPLAYMRGRTLDDAFVILDEAQNTTKAQMKMFLTRLGFGSKMVITGDKTQIDLPRGIESGLIASESILKNVKEIHFQYLEQGDVVRHPIVAKIIEAYENEQSS; from the coding sequence TTGAGCGAACAGACAATTCAACTTCATATTGAAGAGCCGAACGATGCAGTTATGCTTCTTGGAATTTCCGATCAGAACATGAAAATGATTGAGGAATCCTTGAGTATTTCTATTATTACAAGAGGCGATACGATTTCAATCGCCGGAGAAGAAGGCAATATTGCTGCAGGGAAGTTTTTATTGGAACAACTTTTGAAAGTTATACGCAAAGGTATAAATATAAATTTACGCGACATAACGACAGCAATTGAAATGGTTAAAAATGAAACAATCGAATATTTCGCCGAATTATATGATGAAGAAATTGCTAGAACGGCTAAAGGCAAAGCAATCCGTGCCAAAACGATTGGACAACGAGAATATGTCCAGGCGATCAGAAAAAATGATCTTGTCTACTGTATCGGCCCTGCCGGAACAGGTAAGACATATCTAGCCGTTGTGCTTGCTATCCAGGCGCTAAAAACCGGATCTGTGAAACGAATTATTTTGACCCGTCCTGCGGTGGAAGCTGGGGAAAGTCTCGGTTTCCTTCCTGGTGACTTGAAAGAGAAGGTTGATCCTTATTTGCGCCCCTTGTATGATGCCTTACACGACGTCCTGGGAGCTGAACATACGGAAAGGCTGATGGAGCGGGGAACGATTGAAATCGCTCCACTGGCCTATATGAGGGGTCGTACACTTGATGATGCATTTGTCATACTTGATGAAGCGCAAAACACAACAAAAGCACAGATGAAAATGTTTTTGACGCGACTTGGATTCGGCTCTAAAATGGTAATTACAGGTGATAAAACACAAATTGACTTGCCGCGTGGTATCGAATCCGGACTGATTGCCTCTGAATCAATCTTGAAAAATGTGAAAGAAATACACTTCCAATATTTGGAGCAGGGTGACGTTGTTCGTCATCCAATTGTAGCCAAAATTATAGAAGCTTATGAAAATGAGCAGTCATCTTAA
- the era gene encoding GTPase Era, with the protein MQKNNDQFKSGFISIIGRPNVGKSTFLNRVVGQKIAIMSDKPQTTRNKVQGVVTTDESQLIFIDTPGIHKPKHKLGDFMVKSARNTLKEVDVIMFMVNADEPIGGGDRFIIDMLEHTETPVFLIINKIDLVHPDALLGTITSYTQVYDFAEVVPVSALNGNNVERLMETLIKYMPKGPKYYPDDHVTDHPERFIISEFIREKVLHLTREEIPHSVAVVIEKIVRDEEREIIDVSATIIVDRDSQKGIVIGKKGALLKEIGTKARHDIEMLLGSKVFLELWVKVQKDWRNKPGQLREFGFRDDEY; encoded by the coding sequence ATGCAGAAAAACAATGATCAGTTTAAATCAGGTTTTATATCAATTATCGGAAGACCGAATGTTGGTAAGTCGACATTTTTAAATCGCGTCGTCGGACAAAAAATAGCAATTATGAGTGATAAGCCTCAGACAACGAGAAACAAAGTGCAGGGTGTCGTAACGACAGATGAATCTCAATTGATTTTCATTGATACACCGGGAATTCACAAACCAAAACATAAACTTGGTGATTTCATGGTGAAGTCAGCCCGCAATACATTAAAAGAAGTCGACGTCATCATGTTTATGGTTAATGCGGATGAGCCGATTGGTGGGGGAGACAGATTTATAATCGATATGTTAGAGCATACCGAAACCCCAGTTTTTCTGATCATTAATAAAATCGACCTTGTCCATCCGGATGCACTTCTTGGAACAATCACATCTTATACGCAAGTGTATGATTTTGCAGAAGTTGTTCCTGTATCTGCATTGAACGGTAATAATGTTGAACGTCTAATGGAGACGTTGATAAAGTATATGCCGAAAGGGCCTAAATATTATCCTGATGATCATGTGACTGACCATCCCGAGAGATTTATCATTTCCGAGTTCATCCGTGAGAAGGTTCTTCATTTAACGCGAGAGGAAATTCCGCATTCCGTAGCGGTAGTTATCGAAAAGATTGTGCGGGATGAAGAACGTGAAATCATTGATGTCTCGGCAACAATTATCGTTGACCGCGATTCACAAAAAGGAATTGTCATCGGTAAAAAAGGTGCGTTATTGAAAGAAATCGGAACAAAAGCCCGGCACGATATTGAAATGCTTCTCGGTTCGAAAGTATTTCTGGAATTATGGGTGAAAGTGCAGAAGGATTGGCGCAATAAACCCGGACAACTTCGTGAATTCGGTTTCCGTGACGATGAGTATTGA
- the rpsU gene encoding 30S ribosomal protein S21: MTKTVVRKNESLEDALRRFKRTVSKSGTIQEVRKREFYEKPSVKRKKKSEAARKRKF; encoded by the coding sequence ATGACAAAAACTGTCGTTCGCAAAAATGAATCGCTTGAAGACGCTCTTCGCCGCTTCAAACGTACTGTATCGAAAAGCGGTACAATACAAGAGGTAAGAAAGCGTGAATTCTACGAGAAACCAAGTGTCAAACGTAAAAAGAAGTCTGAGGCTGCTCGTAAGCGTAAATTCTAA